CTCATGATGGTCTCGTTTATCGGTCTTTTTCCGCCCCGAGTGGTTGGCAATCTCGTCGATCACATTCAGCGGCACACATTGACAGCCAAGACCGTGTGGCTTGACATGGGCGAGATCGCGCTGATGGCCTTGGCAATGTACGTATTGCGGTATTTTTGGCGAGTGCTTCTGTTCGGATCGGCAATCGAACTCTCCACAACCTTGCGCCTTCGTCTCTTTCGCCACTTGAGTCAAATGTCTCCATCGTTTTATCAGAAACACCGCGTGGGAGACCTGATGGCGCACGCAACGAACGATATCCGAGCAATCGAATCAACGGCGATGGATGGTATTTTAACCTTGGTCGACTCCATATCGACTGGTTTACTCGTCATCGTCACCATGGCGCTCACCATCGACTGGAGGTTAACCCTCTTCTCACTTTTGCCCATGCCCATTATGGCTTTTGCGACCAGCCGTTACGGCGACCTTCTTCATCGCCGATTCGATAAAGCACAGGCGGCGTTTTCCGACCTGAACGACAAGGTGCACGAGAGTATTAACGGAATCCGAGCCATTAAGTCATTTGGTCAAGAGGATAACGATATCCGTGCTTTTAGTGCTCTGTCTAGCGACGTTGTTCAGAAAAACATGCTTGTTGCCCGAATTGATGCACTGTTTGATCCAACCATTCAAGTTATCGTCGGGACCAGTTTTTTCTTGGCGTTTGCCATCGGATCGACGTACGTCGTCCACGGCCACTTAAGCATTGGGCAGTTGACCAGTTTCACCATTTACTTGGGACAGTTAATTTGGCCCATGCTGGCGTTTGGCTTTCTATTCAACATTGTGGAACGAGGGCGTGCATCTCACGATAGGGTCCAGGCACTGTTGCGCATTGAACCGGACATTCGTGATACGCCAGGGGCCGCTGACCACGTCGAAATGGGTGACATTGACTATGACGTCCGTGAATTTGTTTATCCAGAGAGTGTTCAACGCGCACTTGCCGATGTTCACTTCACATTGCCTTACGGCGCGACACTTGGCATTGTGGGCAAGACAGGCAGTGGAAAGACAACACTTCTTCGCTTGCTGTTACGCGAATTTGATGTCACGGATGGTGACATTCACATTGGAGGTCAGTCGATCTACAGCGTTACGATAGACGCGTTGCGTCACCGAATTGCCTATGTGCCACAGGATCACTTTCTGTTCTCCAGTACTGTTTCCGAAAATATCGCCTTCGGCCGACCCGATGCCAGTCAGGCGGAAATTGAAGCGGTCGCACAAACTGCGAGTGTCCACACGGACATATTATCTTTCCCAGAGGGATACAGCACACTTGTGGGAGAGCGCGGGGTGACCCTGTCCGGTGGACAAAAGCAGCGATTATCCATCGCGAGAGCACTACTTCTCGACAGCGACATACTCATTCTGGACGACTGTCTGTCCGCCGTCGACGCGAAGACGGAAGCAGCCATTCTGGAGGGCTTAAAAGCCCGTGGCGCCACTCAGACCGTCATGATTGCCACCCACCGTCTGTCGGCGGTCGAGCACGCTGATTTGATTTTGGTGCTTGACGACGGGCGAATTATCGAACGCGGCACACACGATGAATTAGTTCGATCCGGCGGCTGGTACCAAGAGATGTACGAGCATCAACAGCTGGAGGCCCTGGTAGGAGGTGGAATGTGATGCAAGAGACCGAGAACTACTTATATACTGTCGGCAAGGGCGTACTTCGTCGTCTACTGCGATACGCCAAGCCGCATACGCGCTTGGTAGCGTTAGGCCTATGTGTGTTGATGGTGGCTACGCTCGCCGACGTCGTGGGCCCATTGTTGATGAAAACATTCATCGACAAGTATTTGGCACCGCGACATTTCCCAACTGGACAAATCGTTTTTCTTGCCATCTCCTATATCTTGCTCCAGTGGATCACGGCGTCTGGAAACTACACGCAAATGCTCCTTTTCCAACGGGTTTCCCAGAATGTCATCCAAAAGCTGCGGGTAGAAGTCTTTACAAAGGTCCAACACCTAAGTGTATCGTTTTTTGACCGGACGCCAGCTGGTTCACTCATATCCCGCATCACAAACGATACGCAGGCCATCGAGGATCTCTTTACGAGTGCCTTGGCTCCGTTTGTTCAAAACGGCGTATTGACCATCGGCATTCTCATTTCAATGTTTGCACTCAACGTCCGACTGGCACTCATTTGCGTCATCCTTATTCCCTTGTTTCTCTGTTTGATGACACTCTACCGCAAGCTCAGTTTCCGAGTGTTTCACCTTGCAAGGCATCGACTCGGTGAGCTCAATGCCTCGCTCAATGAGTCCCTCCAGGGAATGTACTTGATTCAAGCAATGCGCCAGCAGCACCGTCTCATTCGTCAGTTTTCAGAGGTGAACAACGCCTACAAACGCGCTCGCTTGCGCAACATCAAACTGAACGGGATGATGCTGCGTCCCCTGGTCGACATCGTCTACTACGCGACCCTCATTCTGGTGATTGCGTTCTTCGGGTTCCGGGCGCTCGATAGCGTGATCGACATCGGAGTCATTTACGCGTTCGTCAACTACCTAGAACGTTTCTTTGAACCCATCAACACCATCATGGAACGGCTAAACATCCTGCAGCAAGCGCTTGTGGGCTCGGACCGAGTATTTCGATTGCTCGACGAAACGGACACGGCCCCAGTCGCTTCGAACAGCGACAAACAACCCGTCGTAGAAGTAGGTGACATCGTCTTTGAGGATGTCTCTTTCTCCTATGATGGCATCCATCCTGTACTGTCGAATATCTCGTTTCACGCGAAACCGGGCCAGACAGTGGCGCTCGTCGGCCACACTGGCAGTGGCAAGAGCTCCATCGTCAATCTGTTGATGCGATTCTATCCTTATCAGAGTGGAAGGATTCTCGTTGACGGAACACCTTTGGAGGACTTTCACGATGAGGAACTTCGAAATAAAATGGGACTCGTCCTTCAAGACTCAACACTGTTCACGGGAACCATCGCAGACAATATTCGATTTGGACGTACCTTGGACGACGACAGCGTCCGCTCCGCGGCAGAGTTTGTCCAGGCAGACACGTTCATTGAAAAACTGCCGGACAAGTACGATCACGTCATTCGCGAACGCGGCACAACGTTTTCCGCTGGTCAACGACAACTTCTGTCATTCGCGAGAACCATTGCGGGCGAACCAAAAGTGCTCATTCTCGACGAAGCCACTGCCAGCATCGACACCGAAACAGAAGAAGCCATCCAGTCATCGCTGGAGAAGATGCGGCGCGGAAGAACGACCATTGCCATCGCACATCGGCTGTCAACAATTCAAGATGCGGATTTGATTCTTGTCCTGCAGAATGGTCGTATTGTGGAACGGGGGAACCACCAGGAGTTGCTTACAAAAGGAGGCCTGTACCACAAGATGTACCTCCTGCAACAAGGTATGAGACTTGAGGCTTAACACCTCTAGTCCCCCTGCAATCTGGATGAGCTTATCCATGTCTCGGAACGGCGAGCGCGTTTCCTCATACGTCGCTTGAACGTCCCCCTCACTATGAACGTTAGGAGACAGAAAAAAACTGCCAGTGGGACCAAAACGGGCCAAGGCCTGAGTGCCCTATGAACTGCACTGGGGGTCCAATCTGTAGTCAACTGAGCTGGCACTGTATCCACAATCGCTCCCGTAACATCTTCAACGTTTAACGTCGCAACGGTTGTCCCCTTG
This is a stretch of genomic DNA from Alicyclobacillus dauci. It encodes these proteins:
- a CDS encoding ABC transporter transmembrane domain-containing protein codes for the protein MHVFLDLMWFFKTRKKYYVSGIFLLMMVSFIGLFPPRVVGNLVDHIQRHTLTAKTVWLDMGEIALMALAMYVLRYFWRVLLFGSAIELSTTLRLRLFRHLSQMSPSFYQKHRVGDLMAHATNDIRAIESTAMDGILTLVDSISTGLLVIVTMALTIDWRLTLFSLLPMPIMAFATSRYGDLLHRRFDKAQAAFSDLNDKVHESINGIRAIKSFGQEDNDIRAFSALSSDVVQKNMLVARIDALFDPTIQVIVGTSFFLAFAIGSTYVVHGHLSIGQLTSFTIYLGQLIWPMLAFGFLFNIVERGRASHDRVQALLRIEPDIRDTPGAADHVEMGDIDYDVREFVYPESVQRALADVHFTLPYGATLGIVGKTGSGKTTLLRLLLREFDVTDGDIHIGGQSIYSVTIDALRHRIAYVPQDHFLFSSTVSENIAFGRPDASQAEIEAVAQTASVHTDILSFPEGYSTLVGERGVTLSGGQKQRLSIARALLLDSDILILDDCLSAVDAKTEAAILEGLKARGATQTVMIATHRLSAVEHADLILVLDDGRIIERGTHDELVRSGGWYQEMYEHQQLEALVGGGM
- a CDS encoding ABC transporter ATP-binding protein yields the protein MQETENYLYTVGKGVLRRLLRYAKPHTRLVALGLCVLMVATLADVVGPLLMKTFIDKYLAPRHFPTGQIVFLAISYILLQWITASGNYTQMLLFQRVSQNVIQKLRVEVFTKVQHLSVSFFDRTPAGSLISRITNDTQAIEDLFTSALAPFVQNGVLTIGILISMFALNVRLALICVILIPLFLCLMTLYRKLSFRVFHLARHRLGELNASLNESLQGMYLIQAMRQQHRLIRQFSEVNNAYKRARLRNIKLNGMMLRPLVDIVYYATLILVIAFFGFRALDSVIDIGVIYAFVNYLERFFEPINTIMERLNILQQALVGSDRVFRLLDETDTAPVASNSDKQPVVEVGDIVFEDVSFSYDGIHPVLSNISFHAKPGQTVALVGHTGSGKSSIVNLLMRFYPYQSGRILVDGTPLEDFHDEELRNKMGLVLQDSTLFTGTIADNIRFGRTLDDDSVRSAAEFVQADTFIEKLPDKYDHVIRERGTTFSAGQRQLLSFARTIAGEPKVLILDEATASIDTETEEAIQSSLEKMRRGRTTIAIAHRLSTIQDADLILVLQNGRIVERGNHQELLTKGGLYHKMYLLQQGMRLEA